In one window of Bdellovibrio bacteriovorus W DNA:
- a CDS encoding ABC-type transport system substrate-binding protein (COG1744 Uncharacterized ABC-type transport system, periplasmic component/surface lipoprotein): MLRVFLTVLLMMLPFNFIQASPLKVGLVLDKGGKDDKSFNASAYEGAIKAQKDFQIDLKFVEATDTNAIENLHRAFARKKFDLIIGVGFAQQEAVRKVAAQFPQVNFALVDGEVNAANVRSLLFEEHEASFLVGALAAMKSKTQTIGFVGGMDIPLIRRFAMGYSAGAQHIQPKIKVLENYVGITGEAWSNPAKAKELAIAQFAKSADIIYAAAGASNTGVFDAAEEKKKLAIGCDSNQNWIKPGFILTSMMKSVNVAVYDTIKDLKDGKFTGGVQRFGLANKGVDYAMDENNKSLVSDADKAKLESIRKDIISGKIKVPDYYKKK, encoded by the coding sequence ATGTTGAGAGTCTTTCTTACAGTTTTGTTAATGATGCTTCCGTTCAATTTCATCCAAGCAAGCCCTCTGAAGGTCGGCTTAGTCCTCGATAAAGGTGGTAAGGATGATAAATCATTCAATGCTTCCGCTTACGAAGGCGCAATAAAGGCACAAAAAGATTTTCAAATCGATTTAAAATTCGTTGAAGCCACAGATACGAATGCGATTGAAAACTTACATAGAGCTTTTGCGCGCAAAAAATTCGACCTCATCATTGGCGTTGGCTTTGCACAACAAGAAGCCGTTCGCAAAGTGGCAGCTCAATTTCCACAGGTAAATTTCGCTCTCGTTGATGGCGAAGTAAATGCTGCCAATGTGCGCTCTCTCCTTTTTGAAGAACACGAAGCTTCTTTCCTAGTCGGTGCACTCGCTGCTATGAAATCAAAAACTCAAACAATCGGTTTTGTCGGCGGGATGGATATTCCACTGATTCGTCGATTTGCAATGGGTTATTCTGCTGGGGCTCAACATATCCAACCAAAAATTAAAGTGCTTGAAAACTATGTAGGCATTACTGGCGAAGCTTGGAGTAATCCAGCAAAGGCCAAAGAACTTGCTATTGCCCAGTTCGCAAAAAGTGCAGATATCATCTATGCCGCAGCCGGAGCCTCTAACACAGGGGTTTTTGATGCCGCTGAAGAAAAGAAGAAACTTGCTATTGGTTGCGACTCCAATCAGAACTGGATTAAGCCCGGCTTTATTTTAACCAGTATGATGAAGTCTGTGAATGTTGCGGTCTATGACACCATCAAAGATCTTAAAGACGGAAAGTTTACAGGCGGAGTTCAGCGTTTCGGTCTTGCAAATAAAGGCGTTGATTACGCTATGGATGAAAATAATAAATCCTTAGTGAGTGATGCAGATAAAGCGAAACTCGAAAGTATTCGTAAAGACATCATCTCTGGCAAAATAAAAGTGCCAGACTATTATAAGAAAAAATAA
- a CDS encoding transcriptional regulatory protein (COG0664 cAMP-binding proteins - catabolite gene activator and regulatory subunit of cAMP-dependent protein kinases) encodes MEPQTILNGGVNSLGFMGSQNINIPTTPTTTSNVPYEVVHLKEDELIFKEGEPVKGLYYVQSGCVKVVVNRKHARGRTTTNEYVNRLISPGEYFGYKDLVKGTPMSCLAKAVKSTVIWIYPKELVQVAIAQSSPLVKLLVSQAVNDLDSFESMNQLHYLASVQERIAYQLVLLADRFGVQTPNGTSLNLKLTRNELAQLASTINESLSRHLTEFKNEGLLDLNGKEIIIKNKDGLMKRSGNFY; translated from the coding sequence ATGGAACCACAAACAATACTCAACGGCGGAGTCAACTCTCTAGGTTTTATGGGATCGCAAAATATCAACATTCCCACAACTCCAACGACGACTTCAAATGTTCCCTATGAAGTTGTGCATCTGAAAGAAGACGAGTTGATTTTTAAAGAAGGCGAACCTGTTAAGGGTCTTTATTATGTCCAATCAGGTTGCGTAAAAGTTGTTGTCAACCGCAAGCATGCGCGCGGACGTACAACGACGAATGAATATGTAAACCGTTTGATTTCCCCAGGGGAATACTTTGGATATAAAGATCTTGTTAAAGGCACGCCGATGTCTTGCCTTGCAAAAGCGGTGAAGTCCACAGTGATCTGGATTTACCCTAAAGAATTGGTACAGGTGGCAATTGCTCAATCAAGTCCATTGGTTAAGCTTCTTGTGAGCCAAGCTGTGAATGATCTAGATTCTTTCGAGTCTATGAATCAATTGCATTACTTAGCTTCTGTTCAAGAAAGAATTGCTTATCAGTTGGTTCTTTTGGCAGATCGTTTCGGAGTGCAAACTCCAAACGGAACTTCCCTCAACTTGAAACTGACTCGTAATGAGCTTGCACAATTGGCAAGTACAATTAACGAATCTCTTTCACGTCACCTTACAGAGTTCAAAAACGAGGGGCTTTTGGACTTGAACGGTAAAGAGATCATCATCAAAAACAAAGATGGTCTGATGAAAAGATCTGGTAACTTTTACTAA
- a CDS encoding sugar ABC transporter, permease protein (COG1079 Uncharacterized ABC-type transport system, permease component), which produces MIDLALITALLLATLRLSTPLLFASMGGLLSERSGVINIALEGFILLGAFSGASFAFYTSNEWWGFLFAGAIGALSGLLFATIVLFLKADQIIAGMAFNLFAMGIIPFCSKIIFNSTGSTPSLSLENRFSFEPMIMSLLGVALVYTFLRFTKAGLWVLFAGEKPEALTASGVSLIKVRLFAVATSGALAALGGASLSLFLASSYSPLMSGGRGFMALAAMIFGKWKPLPTLFACFLFAFADAIQIRLQGIRLGTFEIPVQFIQVLPYLVTIIALAGFMGKSSAPKALGQKT; this is translated from the coding sequence ATGATTGATTTGGCTTTAATCACCGCTCTTCTTCTTGCGACCTTAAGACTGAGCACTCCGCTTTTATTTGCCTCTATGGGGGGACTTCTCTCTGAAAGATCTGGAGTCATTAATATTGCTCTTGAAGGCTTTATTCTCTTAGGCGCATTCAGCGGGGCAAGTTTCGCTTTTTACACTAGTAATGAATGGTGGGGCTTCCTCTTTGCGGGAGCGATTGGGGCGCTGAGCGGTCTTCTTTTTGCCACGATTGTTTTATTCCTAAAAGCCGATCAAATTATTGCGGGTATGGCCTTTAATCTTTTTGCCATGGGAATTATTCCTTTCTGTTCAAAAATTATTTTCAACTCAACGGGATCAACGCCTTCATTAAGTTTAGAAAATAGATTTTCTTTTGAACCGATGATTATGAGTCTTTTGGGAGTCGCGCTCGTCTATACCTTCTTGCGATTCACCAAGGCTGGACTTTGGGTCCTGTTTGCTGGAGAAAAACCAGAGGCTCTGACAGCAAGTGGAGTGAGCCTCATAAAAGTTAGACTCTTCGCTGTTGCCACGAGTGGCGCTCTAGCAGCCCTCGGTGGAGCTTCATTATCATTGTTCTTGGCAAGCTCCTACTCTCCGCTTATGAGCGGAGGGCGTGGCTTTATGGCCCTTGCAGCAATGATATTTGGAAAGTGGAAACCACTACCAACTCTGTTTGCTTGTTTTCTGTTTGCGTTTGCTGACGCAATCCAAATACGTTTGCAGGGAATAAGACTTGGCACATTCGAAATTCCGGTCCAATTTATACAGGTCCTGCCATACCTTGTAACCATCATTGCTCTGGCAGGGTTTATGGGAAAAAGCTCAGCGCCAAAAGCTCTGGGACAAAAAACATAG
- a CDS encoding oxidoreductase (COG3491 Isopenicillin N synthase and related dioxygenases) — protein MDTTIASADVASAQNTLRKVPTLSLASYTKGSTQERTEFVDKLFSGLKEYGFIILKDHNVKAESLHRAYDILKKFYSLPEDVKKSFISPNAGFQRGYTPFGQEHAKDSPVMDLKEFWHVGRILSAENPLAKVYPANVWPEEMPEFKETMVELYTALEEAGDIMLEALTGPLEVEKDFFAKMTKDGNSILRLLHYPPIPEGVDTRCVRAAAHEDINFITILPAATTSGLQLKDRDGQWLDIDSEPDTLIVDVGDMLARLTNDVLPSTTHRVINPQDGKNESRYSMPFFMHPHPDALLSCLPSCKGAGAKYPDITGHDFLMQRLREIGLIK, from the coding sequence ATGGATACTACGATCGCTTCAGCCGATGTGGCATCAGCTCAAAACACGCTTCGCAAGGTTCCGACTTTAAGCTTAGCAAGTTACACGAAGGGTTCCACACAAGAGCGCACTGAATTTGTTGATAAGCTTTTCTCGGGTTTGAAAGAGTACGGATTCATCATCCTGAAAGATCACAACGTAAAGGCAGAATCTCTTCACAGAGCCTATGACATTCTTAAAAAATTCTACTCTTTACCTGAAGACGTAAAAAAATCTTTTATTTCTCCAAATGCTGGTTTCCAAAGAGGTTACACTCCATTTGGTCAAGAGCACGCCAAAGACTCTCCAGTGATGGACTTAAAAGAGTTCTGGCACGTGGGTCGTATTCTTTCTGCGGAAAATCCTTTAGCAAAAGTTTATCCAGCCAATGTATGGCCTGAAGAAATGCCAGAGTTTAAAGAGACCATGGTTGAGCTTTACACAGCTCTTGAAGAAGCTGGCGATATCATGCTTGAGGCTTTAACGGGTCCTCTTGAAGTTGAGAAAGATTTCTTCGCGAAAATGACGAAAGATGGGAACTCTATCCTTCGCCTTCTTCATTATCCCCCGATCCCAGAAGGCGTAGACACTCGCTGTGTTCGCGCGGCGGCCCATGAAGATATCAACTTCATCACGATCCTTCCGGCGGCGACAACTTCGGGTTTGCAACTTAAAGACAGAGATGGTCAGTGGTTAGATATTGATTCTGAGCCAGATACTTTGATTGTAGACGTTGGTGATATGTTGGCGCGTTTAACAAACGACGTACTTCCTTCAACAACTCACAGAGTTATCAACCCACAAGATGGTAAAAACGAGAGCCGTTATTCAATGCCATTCTTTATGCATCCACATCCGGACGCACTTTTAAGCTGCCTTCCTTCTTGCAAAGGAGCAGGGGCGAAGTATCCAGATATCACAGGACATGATTTCTTGATGCAAAGACTTCGTGAAATCGGTTTGATCAAATAA
- a CDS encoding putative transmembrane protein (COG5006 Predicted permease, DMT superfamily) has translation MRKNAVWFSIALLAGSMLSIQFGASVAKQLFPLAGAAGTTALRVSFSAVILFLVSRAWQARFTFRNLLPIAAYGMSLGLMNLLFYFSLERIPLGIAVALEFTGPLAVAVLSSRRAVDYIWVLLAALGIYLILPHADLDSALDPLGIFYALAAGFFWALYIVFGKSAGKLGGSLHITSWGMAFAALVCLPAGLLVDGPAKVLDPQWIPMGILVAILSSALPYSLEMRALKNLPTKTFGILMSLEPAVATLMGFLFLKEYLTLQQGLAIVCVILASLGSAVTARVSQK, from the coding sequence ATGAGAAAAAATGCTGTTTGGTTCTCTATCGCTTTACTTGCGGGTTCGATGCTATCGATTCAATTTGGTGCATCCGTCGCAAAACAACTCTTCCCCTTAGCGGGAGCAGCCGGCACTACAGCGCTTCGAGTTTCTTTTTCGGCGGTCATTCTTTTTCTTGTCAGTCGTGCTTGGCAGGCGCGGTTCACTTTTAGAAATCTTTTGCCGATTGCAGCTTACGGAATGTCTTTAGGATTGATGAACTTATTGTTCTATTTTTCACTAGAAAGAATTCCCTTAGGCATTGCGGTTGCCTTAGAGTTCACGGGGCCTCTTGCAGTGGCAGTTCTTTCTTCGCGAAGAGCGGTTGATTATATCTGGGTCTTGCTGGCGGCGTTGGGAATCTACTTGATACTTCCGCATGCAGATCTTGATAGCGCTCTTGATCCTTTAGGGATTTTCTATGCCTTGGCTGCTGGTTTTTTCTGGGCTCTTTATATTGTATTTGGAAAGTCGGCAGGAAAGTTGGGTGGAAGCTTACATATCACTTCTTGGGGGATGGCGTTTGCAGCACTTGTGTGCTTGCCAGCGGGATTGCTTGTGGATGGCCCAGCAAAGGTTTTAGATCCTCAGTGGATTCCTATGGGGATTTTAGTCGCTATTTTATCGAGCGCTCTGCCGTATTCACTCGAAATGCGTGCACTTAAAAATCTTCCGACAAAAACATTTGGTATCTTAATGAGTTTAGAGCCCGCAGTAGCAACCCTCATGGGATTTCTATTTTTAAAAGAGTATCTGACTCTTCAGCAAGGTCTTGCCATTGTCTGCGTAATCTTAGCAAGTCTTGGCAGTGCGGTGACGGCAAGGGTTTCACAGAAATAA
- a CDS encoding hypothetical protein (COG0525 Valyl-tRNA synthetase), with amino-acid sequence MSQQLSDRYNPAEVENKTYQWWEEAGYFKSEDQSTKPPFSIILPPPNVTGFLHMGHALDHTIQDTLIRWKRMSGFNTMWLPGTDHAGIATQSVVERELKKEESLSRQDLGREKFVEKIWEWKHQYGNRIYSQMRRLGDSCDWDRAVFTLDEGVSKAVRKVFVSLYEKGLIYRGKRLVNWSGPLETAISDLEVEHKQIKGALYHIKYPLEDGSGFLVVATTRPETMLGDSAVCVHPEDERYKHLIGKNVVIPLINRKIPIIADTYVDKDFGSGVVKITPAHDFNDYKIGVTHNLEFINILTKRAEMNENAGPYAGLKVQEARKRVLEDLKAQELLEKEEPHVHSVGHCSRSGAVVEPFLSEQWFLKMEDLATPAKRVVENGTIRFEPESWTKVYLHWLNNIEDWCISRQLWWGHRIPVWYCEKCNHHTVSESDVKACAKCGDTHVRQDEDVLDTWFSSALWPFSTMGWPEETETLKTFYPTSYLVTGHDIIFFWVARMIMMGLEFKRDVPFRTVYIHGLVRDSQGRKMSKSLGNSIDPVEMIEKYGADALRFTFTAHLFSGKDLKFSEQRLEGYRNFMNKIWNAARFALSHLNDFQVPSKGMEAIPDSAKISVFDKWIIAKLAEVEKTVDEAMEAERFSDAATALYHFIWNQFCDWYIEFTKPILSGSPSEERSATQLVMAQVLNRMMRLLHPFAPFISEEIYQKLPIRTEACIIAEYPNIRNDKAFLDLASEQAALEIDIVKEVVTAIRNIRGENRISPAVKINVRLASGNGTTQKILESNKTAIETLGRIENLSIGAEGDMMKCAVAPVVVGENTVKVIIPLEGLVDFDEEVKRINKLVEKLTKDIGMLNGKLSNEKFIANADEDVIAADRVLLHQSQIQLEAAKDALTRFK; translated from the coding sequence ATGTCACAACAACTCTCTGATCGCTACAACCCTGCAGAGGTCGAAAACAAAACTTATCAATGGTGGGAAGAGGCTGGTTACTTCAAATCTGAAGACCAATCTACCAAACCTCCATTTTCAATCATCCTTCCTCCTCCAAACGTCACGGGCTTCTTGCACATGGGTCATGCCTTGGATCATACGATCCAAGACACTCTGATTCGCTGGAAGCGCATGAGTGGTTTTAATACAATGTGGTTACCAGGAACGGATCACGCTGGGATTGCCACGCAATCTGTCGTTGAGCGTGAACTAAAAAAAGAAGAAAGTCTTTCGCGCCAAGATTTAGGCCGTGAAAAGTTTGTCGAAAAAATCTGGGAATGGAAACACCAATACGGAAACAGAATTTATTCACAAATGCGTCGCCTCGGGGACTCTTGTGATTGGGATCGCGCTGTCTTTACTTTGGACGAAGGCGTTTCAAAAGCTGTTCGTAAAGTTTTCGTAAGCCTCTATGAAAAAGGTCTTATCTATCGTGGCAAGCGACTTGTAAACTGGTCAGGCCCCCTTGAGACCGCTATCTCTGATCTTGAAGTTGAGCACAAACAAATCAAAGGTGCCCTTTATCATATCAAGTACCCACTTGAAGATGGTTCTGGCTTCCTCGTTGTTGCGACAACTCGTCCAGAGACAATGCTTGGTGACTCTGCAGTGTGTGTTCATCCAGAAGATGAAAGATACAAACATCTGATTGGCAAAAATGTTGTCATTCCTTTGATCAATCGCAAGATTCCAATCATCGCTGACACTTATGTTGATAAAGATTTTGGATCAGGAGTTGTTAAGATCACACCTGCCCATGACTTCAACGATTACAAAATCGGTGTGACTCATAATTTAGAGTTCATCAACATTCTTACAAAACGCGCTGAGATGAATGAGAACGCAGGCCCTTATGCAGGTCTTAAAGTTCAAGAGGCTCGCAAACGCGTTCTTGAAGATTTAAAAGCTCAAGAACTTTTAGAAAAAGAAGAGCCACACGTTCATTCAGTAGGTCACTGCTCTCGTTCTGGAGCTGTGGTTGAACCATTCCTTTCTGAACAGTGGTTCTTAAAAATGGAAGACCTTGCAACTCCTGCTAAACGCGTTGTTGAAAACGGTACGATCCGCTTTGAACCAGAGTCTTGGACAAAGGTTTACCTTCATTGGCTGAATAACATTGAAGACTGGTGTATTTCTCGTCAGCTTTGGTGGGGCCACCGTATCCCAGTTTGGTATTGTGAAAAATGCAATCACCACACAGTCAGTGAGTCTGATGTAAAAGCTTGCGCGAAGTGCGGTGACACTCATGTTCGTCAAGACGAAGACGTTTTAGATACTTGGTTCAGTTCCGCTCTTTGGCCGTTTTCAACTATGGGCTGGCCTGAAGAAACAGAGACTCTTAAAACTTTCTACCCGACAAGCTATCTTGTTACGGGTCACGATATCATTTTCTTCTGGGTTGCTAGAATGATCATGATGGGTCTTGAATTTAAACGTGATGTTCCTTTCAGAACTGTTTATATCCACGGCTTGGTCAGAGACTCTCAAGGTCGCAAAATGTCGAAGTCTTTAGGAAACTCCATTGATCCTGTTGAGATGATTGAAAAGTACGGAGCCGATGCTCTGCGCTTTACTTTCACCGCACACTTGTTCTCTGGAAAAGATCTGAAGTTCAGCGAACAACGTCTTGAAGGCTATAGAAACTTCATGAACAAGATTTGGAACGCGGCTCGTTTCGCATTATCGCACCTAAATGACTTCCAAGTTCCGAGCAAAGGAATGGAAGCTATTCCGGATAGCGCAAAGATCAGTGTTTTTGATAAGTGGATCATTGCAAAACTTGCTGAAGTTGAAAAAACAGTTGATGAAGCCATGGAAGCAGAAAGATTCTCTGACGCTGCTACAGCTTTATATCACTTCATCTGGAATCAGTTCTGTGATTGGTACATCGAATTCACAAAACCGATTTTATCAGGAAGTCCTTCTGAAGAGCGATCTGCTACTCAACTAGTAATGGCTCAAGTTTTAAATCGCATGATGCGCCTTCTGCACCCGTTTGCTCCGTTTATCTCTGAAGAGATTTACCAGAAGCTACCGATTCGCACTGAGGCTTGTATCATTGCAGAGTATCCAAACATCCGTAACGACAAGGCCTTCTTGGATTTAGCTTCAGAGCAAGCAGCTCTAGAAATTGATATCGTAAAAGAAGTTGTTACAGCGATTCGTAACATCCGCGGTGAAAATCGCATCAGCCCTGCTGTAAAAATCAATGTTCGCCTTGCTTCTGGCAATGGCACGACTCAGAAAATTCTTGAGTCTAATAAAACAGCGATTGAAACTTTGGGACGTATCGAGAATCTTTCAATTGGCGCTGAAGGCGACATGATGAAATGTGCCGTGGCTCCAGTTGTTGTTGGCGAAAATACAGTGAAAGTAATCATCCCTCTTGAGGGCTTGGTGGACTTTGACGAAGAAGTAAAACGCATCAACAAGCTTGTTGAAAAGTTAACGAAAGATATCGGTATGTTAAACGGTAAACTTTCTAACGAAAAGTTTATCGCCAATGCTGACGAAGACGTTATCGCAGCCGACAGAGTTCTTTTGCACCAGTCACAAATTCAACTGGAAGCAGCTAAAGACGCTCTTACTCGTTTCAAATAA
- a CDS encoding sugar ABC transporter, ATP-binding protein (COG3845 ABC-type uncharacterized transport systems, ATPase components), whose product MSETFAVEFQNVRKSFGHVLANDDVSFQVRNGTIHGIVGENGAGKSTAMNILFGIHRPDAGSIKVFNEDISFKSPLDAMKAKVGMVHQHFMLAENLTALDNLLLQENSKPWSFLRRKNFLKKVEALAQKNNFSLDLSKPVHELSVGEQQRIEILKVLLQDSNLLIFDEPTAVLTPSETESLFNSLRQLRDQGKTILIISHKLKEVLNLTDEVTVFRSGKVVQHFKTSQTTEAEIAEAMIGKKILTSYSKTPVDEGAKTLLEIRDFRSSAAGLSLAIQNLTLRAGEILGIAGVEGNGQNQLIEELMHAYLWKENPQIHFHGSLQAFPEDRLRYGILPEQSAEENFLLGQHERLEYIKKGFIKKSSLRAATHEAMRKYDVRPLDPQIAIKNFSGGNQQKLVVAKALEQNPDIVLAAHPTRGVDIGAISFIHSQILKACEKRAGVLLISSELDELMNLSDRILVIYKGQIVADFERKNFNELSIGKAMGGLL is encoded by the coding sequence ATGTCAGAAACATTTGCCGTTGAATTTCAAAATGTTCGGAAATCCTTTGGGCACGTCCTTGCTAATGATGATGTGTCCTTTCAAGTTCGCAATGGCACTATTCATGGCATTGTCGGAGAAAATGGCGCTGGCAAATCAACGGCAATGAATATTCTCTTTGGAATTCATCGCCCCGATGCTGGATCTATAAAAGTCTTTAATGAAGACATCTCATTCAAAAGCCCCCTTGATGCTATGAAGGCCAAGGTCGGAATGGTCCACCAGCACTTCATGCTCGCAGAAAACTTAACAGCTCTTGATAACTTACTCTTGCAAGAAAACTCCAAGCCTTGGAGTTTTTTACGTCGGAAGAACTTTCTAAAAAAAGTCGAAGCTCTTGCGCAAAAAAATAATTTCTCTTTGGATTTATCAAAACCCGTTCACGAACTCTCTGTCGGCGAGCAACAGCGAATTGAAATCCTTAAAGTTCTGCTGCAAGACTCAAATCTTTTAATTTTCGACGAACCCACTGCTGTTTTGACACCTTCTGAAACCGAAAGTCTTTTTAACAGTCTTCGCCAATTAAGAGATCAAGGTAAGACCATTCTAATTATTTCTCATAAGTTAAAAGAAGTTTTAAATCTGACGGATGAAGTGACGGTCTTTCGCTCTGGCAAAGTTGTACAACACTTTAAAACATCTCAGACCACCGAAGCGGAAATTGCTGAAGCGATGATCGGAAAGAAAATTCTCACTTCTTATAGCAAAACTCCTGTTGATGAAGGTGCTAAAACCTTACTTGAAATCCGTGATTTTAGATCTTCAGCGGCAGGACTTAGCCTCGCAATTCAGAATCTAACTCTGCGCGCGGGGGAGATTCTTGGCATTGCTGGTGTTGAAGGCAATGGACAAAATCAATTGATCGAAGAACTTATGCACGCTTACCTCTGGAAAGAGAATCCTCAGATTCATTTTCACGGAAGTCTTCAAGCTTTTCCGGAAGATCGCCTGCGCTACGGCATTTTGCCAGAGCAGTCCGCTGAGGAAAACTTTCTTCTAGGTCAGCATGAAAGACTTGAGTATATCAAAAAGGGCTTTATCAAAAAGTCCTCACTGCGTGCCGCCACTCATGAAGCCATGAGAAAGTATGATGTTCGCCCTCTTGATCCGCAAATTGCGATTAAAAACTTTTCGGGTGGAAATCAACAAAAGCTCGTCGTCGCCAAAGCCCTTGAACAAAATCCCGATATCGTTCTTGCCGCGCACCCAACACGGGGTGTGGATATTGGCGCTATCAGCTTTATTCATTCCCAGATTCTCAAAGCTTGTGAAAAAAGAGCGGGCGTCCTTTTAATATCTTCTGAGTTGGATGAACTCATGAACCTCAGCGATCGCATTCTGGTTATATACAAAGGGCAGATCGTTGCCGACTTCGAGCGAAAGAACTTTAACGAGCTCAGTATCGGAAAAGCGATGGGAGGCCTTCTATGA
- a CDS encoding hypothetical protein (COG1720 Uncharacterized conserved protein), which yields MEPIGHLESCFKDKFGTPRQPGLVKNAWARLKIRADLQPEESLQGLEGFSHVWLVWVFHQNKTARFHAKVKPPRLGGDSMGVFATRSPHRPNPIGLSLVELISVDKDGITVAGADLVDGTPILDIKPYLPHIESIPEAKMGWPAEVPAEDIEVRFSEEAQKILQEWQGRTPSHDLKNVIEETLKLDPRPIVYRGYENADSPYRNQHAVRLFDGDIHFKFENANSIVVLNILFSHN from the coding sequence ATGGAGCCGATTGGTCACTTAGAATCCTGCTTTAAAGATAAATTTGGAACACCGCGACAGCCTGGGTTGGTGAAGAACGCGTGGGCGCGCTTAAAGATCCGCGCTGATCTTCAACCTGAAGAGTCCCTTCAAGGCCTGGAGGGTTTTAGTCATGTCTGGCTTGTGTGGGTGTTTCATCAGAACAAAACCGCGCGCTTCCATGCAAAGGTAAAACCTCCGCGTTTGGGAGGAGACTCTATGGGAGTCTTTGCCACGAGAAGTCCTCACCGACCAAATCCTATCGGGCTCTCACTTGTGGAGCTTATCAGTGTTGATAAAGATGGAATCACTGTCGCAGGAGCTGATCTTGTCGACGGCACTCCTATTTTAGATATTAAGCCTTACCTTCCGCATATCGAGTCTATTCCAGAGGCAAAAATGGGTTGGCCTGCAGAGGTTCCTGCAGAGGACATTGAAGTGCGCTTTTCAGAGGAAGCTCAGAAAATTTTACAGGAATGGCAGGGGAGAACTCCCTCCCATGACTTGAAGAATGTGATTGAGGAGACTTTGAAGCTCGATCCGCGCCCAATCGTTTATAGAGGCTATGAGAACGCAGATTCGCCTTATCGTAATCAGCATGCGGTTCGCCTTTTTGATGGGGATATCCATTTTAAGTTCGAAAACGCCAATTCCATCGTCGTTTTAAATATTCTTTTTTCACATAATTAG
- a CDS encoding ABC-type ribose transporter, permease protein (COG4603 ABC-type uncharacterized transport system, permease component): MKRILGFVIGLFFALLLTLFAGENPWDIFLILMRSAFGSNYDFGMTLSYTAPLIFCGLAVAIGFHAGLFNIGAEGQLTLGVLAAAAVGVLLPGVPSLVAPLLAFFAAVFVGALWGGLAGWLRAYRKSHEVIVTIMLNFIAAAIASWITLSLIPNPESQNPETAKVASQYMLTENDPIANFFPDTPANISIIFAILLAITLWIILWKTSWGYQLRAVGDNPEAAQRAGISEKKFQFLALTVAGGIAACVALSEVMGSAGQYRVGFSPDYGFIGIAVALLANNNPLGIIVSAFLMGALHKGASDLDLETASITKDFSRIIQALVIIGVTAQGYWLWIKRKKRP; encoded by the coding sequence ATGAAGCGCATCCTTGGTTTTGTGATCGGTCTTTTCTTTGCGCTACTGCTGACTCTATTTGCGGGTGAAAATCCGTGGGACATCTTTTTAATTCTTATGCGCAGTGCTTTTGGGTCTAACTATGACTTCGGGATGACACTTTCTTATACCGCACCTTTGATTTTTTGCGGTCTCGCCGTAGCCATTGGTTTTCATGCGGGCCTATTTAATATCGGCGCTGAGGGGCAACTTACTCTAGGAGTTCTTGCTGCGGCCGCCGTGGGTGTGCTCTTACCTGGAGTTCCCTCTCTGGTAGCTCCTCTTTTAGCATTCTTTGCGGCGGTCTTCGTCGGCGCGCTCTGGGGCGGCCTTGCTGGTTGGTTGAGAGCCTATCGCAAAAGCCATGAAGTTATTGTCACTATCATGCTGAACTTCATCGCGGCTGCCATTGCGAGCTGGATCACACTCAGCTTAATTCCAAATCCAGAATCTCAGAATCCAGAAACTGCGAAGGTAGCTTCTCAATACATGCTGACTGAGAATGATCCCATTGCAAATTTCTTCCCCGACACTCCGGCAAATATTTCTATTATTTTTGCTATTCTATTAGCCATCACCCTGTGGATTATTCTCTGGAAAACCTCTTGGGGTTATCAACTCAGGGCTGTGGGTGACAACCCAGAAGCTGCTCAACGTGCAGGAATTTCAGAAAAGAAATTTCAATTTTTAGCACTGACCGTAGCTGGTGGCATCGCGGCCTGTGTGGCCCTCTCCGAAGTTATGGGAAGTGCTGGACAGTATCGCGTGGGCTTTTCTCCAGACTATGGATTTATCGGCATTGCGGTCGCACTTCTTGCGAACAACAATCCTTTAGGAATTATAGTCTCGGCATTTCTGATGGGCGCTCTTCATAAAGGGGCCTCAGATCTCGATTTAGAAACTGCAAGCATCACTAAAGATTTTTCTAGAATCATTCAAGCCCTCGTCATTATTGGTGTGACTGCACAAGGCTACTGGCTTTGGATAAAAAGGAAGAAACGCCCATGA